In Nostoc sp. GT001, a genomic segment contains:
- a CDS encoding class I SAM-dependent methyltransferase, which produces MSIQAAYDNWSATYDADKNLTRDLDQTVTRETLMGLRCKSVVEIGCGTGKNTLLLSQIALKVCAIDFSAQMIEKAKEKVRATNVVFLTEDITKQWTCQNESADLVTCNLVLEHIEDLSLIFSEAFRVLVKGGYFFICELHPFKQYKGTKANFQRQQEIIEIPAFVHHLSDFFNAAKVHGFLLEDFKEWWHEEDKNKPPRLVSILFRK; this is translated from the coding sequence ATGAGTATTCAAGCAGCATACGATAATTGGTCAGCCACATACGATGCTGACAAAAATCTGACGCGCGATCTCGATCAAACTGTCACCAGAGAAACCTTGATGGGTTTGAGGTGTAAATCAGTCGTAGAAATTGGCTGTGGCACAGGTAAAAATACACTTTTACTTTCACAAATTGCTCTGAAAGTTTGTGCGATCGATTTTTCAGCACAGATGATCGAAAAGGCGAAAGAGAAAGTGAGGGCTACTAATGTGGTATTTCTTACAGAAGACATTACTAAGCAATGGACTTGTCAAAATGAGTCTGCCGATTTGGTCACTTGTAATCTTGTTTTAGAACATATCGAAGACCTCAGCTTGATATTTTCAGAAGCATTTCGTGTATTAGTCAAAGGAGGATATTTTTTTATCTGTGAGCTTCATCCATTTAAGCAATATAAAGGTACAAAAGCTAATTTCCAAAGACAGCAAGAGATCATTGAAATTCCGGCATTTGTGCATCATTTATCAGATTTTTTTAACGCAGCGAAAGTTCATGGCTTCTTACTTGAAGATTTCAAAGAATGGTGGCATGAAGAAGATAAAAATAAACCACCAAGGCTAGTATCAATCTTGTTTAGAAAGTGA
- a CDS encoding DUF1611 domain-containing protein, with translation MRLPLNQRVAILLHEGTTGTQGKTGLAILRYSEAPIVAVIDRECAGKSLPELTGIKRDVPIVASVAAALEYKPEVLVIGIAPGGGAVPDDYWLEIKDALEAGMSLVNGLHTPMASIPELNALLKPGQLIWDVRKEPSNISVASGMARTLPCRRVLTVGTDMAIGKMSTSLELHWASKLRGWRSKFLATGQTGVMLEGDGVALDAVRVDFAAGAVEQIVMRYGKNYDILHIEGQGSLLHPGSTATLPLIRGSQPTQLILVHRAGQVHVRNHPHVIIPPLPEVIRMYESVANAGGAFGSVSVAGIALNTAHLDESAAQESIAQTIAETGLPCTDVVRFDANVLLDAVMNN, from the coding sequence GTGCGTCTACCACTTAATCAACGAGTAGCTATCTTGCTACATGAAGGAACTACTGGGACTCAGGGTAAAACAGGGCTAGCAATTTTACGTTACAGTGAAGCCCCAATCGTAGCCGTAATCGATCGCGAGTGTGCTGGTAAATCCCTACCAGAATTAACAGGCATCAAGCGTGATGTGCCGATTGTGGCATCGGTAGCCGCAGCCCTAGAGTACAAACCAGAAGTTTTAGTAATTGGTATTGCCCCTGGTGGTGGTGCTGTACCAGATGATTACTGGCTGGAAATCAAAGATGCTTTAGAAGCGGGAATGTCTTTAGTGAATGGTTTACATACACCAATGGCAAGTATCCCAGAATTAAATGCACTGCTCAAACCAGGGCAACTAATTTGGGATGTCCGAAAAGAACCATCTAATATCAGCGTTGCTAGTGGAATGGCACGTACCCTTCCGTGTCGGCGGGTGTTGACAGTGGGAACCGACATGGCGATTGGTAAAATGTCAACTAGTCTAGAGTTACATTGGGCGTCAAAACTGCGGGGCTGGCGTTCTAAATTCCTCGCCACGGGGCAAACTGGGGTGATGTTAGAAGGAGACGGTGTGGCTTTAGATGCCGTGCGGGTAGACTTTGCCGCTGGTGCTGTGGAACAGATTGTTATGCGCTATGGCAAAAACTACGACATCTTGCATATTGAAGGACAAGGTTCGCTGCTACACCCTGGTTCAACAGCAACTCTACCCCTAATCCGTGGTTCGCAACCAACCCAACTAATATTAGTACATCGGGCGGGACAAGTTCATGTCCGCAATCATCCCCATGTAATAATTCCACCTTTACCAGAGGTGATTCGAATGTATGAAAGTGTTGCTAATGCTGGTGGTGCTTTTGGAAGTGTTTCTGTAGCGGGTATAGCACTGAACACAGCCCATTTAGATGAATCTGCGGCTCAAGAAAGCATCGCTCAAACAATAGCAGAAACAGGGCTACCTTGCACTGATGTAGTCCGCTTTGATGCCAATGTACTTTTGGATGCGGTGATGAATAATTAG
- a CDS encoding lysophospholipid acyltransferase family protein yields MEFPKQIEKISVSADNCLTSEFSKKIHHSLTQRDAQFIESLMPVWEWFYRYYFQVKTDGWHHIPTTGKVLLVGSHNGGMASPDLIMMMYDWFSRFGTERLVYGLMHPSAWKVSPEIAGLAQKFGAIVAHPKMASAAFDRGASVLVYPGGQYDMFRPYSQRYKIHFAGHQGFIKLALKQEVPIIPVISVGAHDSLIVLCDCYDFVKQLHQWGLPWLYQIDPGVFPIYLGLPWGLSIGPLPNIPLPVQIHTRVCHPITFERYGRDAARDRNYVNTCYEIVQSQMQEELNNLVRDTQKSN; encoded by the coding sequence ATGGAATTTCCAAAACAGATAGAGAAAATTTCTGTCAGCGCTGACAATTGTTTAACATCAGAATTCTCGAAAAAGATTCATCACTCATTAACACAGCGAGATGCTCAGTTTATTGAATCATTGATGCCTGTATGGGAATGGTTTTACCGTTATTACTTTCAAGTAAAAACTGATGGATGGCATCACATACCAACAACAGGGAAAGTGCTACTGGTTGGATCTCATAATGGGGGAATGGCGTCTCCAGATTTAATCATGATGATGTACGATTGGTTTTCGAGATTTGGAACCGAGCGTTTGGTGTATGGTCTAATGCACCCTTCCGCTTGGAAAGTGAGTCCAGAAATAGCAGGATTAGCCCAGAAATTCGGAGCAATTGTTGCACATCCCAAAATGGCTAGCGCGGCTTTCGATCGGGGTGCTAGCGTTCTGGTATATCCTGGAGGACAATATGATATGTTTCGTCCTTATAGCCAACGTTATAAAATTCATTTTGCTGGTCATCAGGGCTTTATCAAGCTAGCTTTAAAACAAGAAGTTCCGATTATTCCTGTAATCTCGGTAGGCGCTCATGATAGCTTGATAGTTTTATGCGATTGCTATGATTTCGTTAAACAATTGCATCAGTGGGGATTGCCGTGGTTATATCAAATTGACCCTGGAGTTTTCCCAATTTACTTAGGTTTGCCTTGGGGCTTGTCTATTGGCCCTCTGCCTAATATTCCTCTACCTGTGCAGATTCACACTCGTGTCTGTCATCCAATTACTTTTGAAAGATATGGTCGAGATGCAGCTAGAGATCGTAACTATGTGAATACTTGTTATGAAATAGTCCAAAGTCAAATGCAGGAAGAGTTAAATAATTTGGTTAGAGATACTCAAAAATCTAACTAA
- a CDS encoding cupin domain-containing protein gives MITTSLKDLPEESVSHNAEIKKKVMLRFGDLPHLTNFSQARFAPGQTAPAHAHQDMCEVFFVEAGSGVIHIDGTEYPLLPGNCVAIEPGEVHEVVNSGSTELVLTYFGLRVEKSA, from the coding sequence ATGATTACCACTTCTTTGAAAGACTTGCCAGAAGAGTCGGTTTCTCACAATGCCGAAATCAAGAAAAAGGTGATGTTACGCTTCGGCGATTTACCTCACCTGACTAACTTTTCTCAAGCACGTTTTGCTCCTGGACAAACCGCACCAGCACACGCACATCAAGATATGTGCGAGGTATTTTTTGTAGAAGCTGGTTCAGGAGTAATTCACATTGATGGTACAGAATACCCTTTACTTCCGGGAAACTGTGTAGCCATCGAACCGGGAGAAGTACACGAAGTTGTCAATAGTGGCTCAACCGAACTTGTTTTGACATACTTTGGTTTGCGAGTCGAAAAATCAGCGTAA
- a CDS encoding glycerol-3-phosphate acyltransferase yields MFEPWGILVILILCPLLGGLPLIAWITYALKRKQLSQVGTGNISVSAAFYHGGKIVGILAVLSEAFKGVAAVLLSRIFFPDGSSWELLALIALVIGRYWIGRGAGTTNVVWGFVVHDPLVAIFVSFFAGIAFTILQSRKLVKFGVLLLFPLFVALLHFSDIPRIFAAVALAGLMGWIYTKIPDDMKLPAQEAQTESQAMLEFLRGERTMVSLDEELNAAIVGEKAATLSQIKRWGYPVPKGWVLAPIDNPEGLTEFLQPSELSPLVVRSSAIGEDSEQASAAGQYETVVNVTSQEALKEAIAQVQASYNHPSAIQYRRDRGLNDTAMAVLIQQQVQSVYSGVAFSRDPITQQGDAIIIEALPGSATQVVSGKITPEQYRAFVVETENSYSVQLEGQGRVPQSLIKQVAYLTYRLEKRYHGTPQDIEWSYDGQTLWVLQSRPITTLLPMWTRKIAAEVIPGVIHPLTWSINRPLTCGVWGEFFTLVLGDRALGLDFAKTATLHYSRAYFNASLLGDIFLRMGLPPESLEFLTRGAKLSKPSLQSTWENLPGLGKLLKRELSLEKDFKEDYHNRFIPGLSQLAQEDIDSLEPPSLLARIDFILELLRHGTYYSILAPLSAALRQAIFRVKDKQIDHSVTPEVAALRSLSAIATDAKQVLLEFEPQQVFEQLKQTPEGEKILQAFNELLQDYGYLSEVGTDISVPTWRENPQMIQQMFVQLMQGNEPQSGAKDAINSIFAGKRKRSFVQRRVDIKGRVTEVYSRLLAELRWSFVALEKIWLESGLLRQTGDIFFLNFDEVRRLIGDEDSSLIEQLDKLVEFRRSQFLQDSEIIQIPLLVYGNTPPHPLAPSELYSDQILQGIGASHGQAEGRVKVLRNLQDIPDIDRDTILVVPYTDSGWAPLLLRAGGLIAEAGGRLSHGAIVAREYGIPAVMDVRGATWILQDGQRVRIDGSRGIVELSNDLRPE; encoded by the coding sequence ATGTTTGAACCTTGGGGTATCTTAGTTATTTTAATTCTCTGCCCCCTTTTGGGCGGATTACCCCTGATTGCATGGATAACTTATGCCCTTAAACGGAAGCAGTTATCACAAGTTGGTACAGGAAATATTAGTGTATCAGCTGCCTTTTATCATGGCGGTAAAATTGTCGGAATTCTGGCAGTCTTGTCAGAAGCTTTTAAAGGAGTTGCGGCAGTCTTACTCAGCCGCATTTTCTTCCCAGATGGATCGTCTTGGGAATTACTTGCCCTAATCGCTCTGGTAATCGGTAGATACTGGATAGGCAGAGGAGCAGGTACGACAAATGTTGTCTGGGGATTTGTCGTACACGATCCACTTGTAGCGATATTTGTATCTTTCTTTGCAGGTATTGCTTTTACAATTCTGCAATCAAGAAAGTTAGTCAAATTTGGGGTTTTGCTACTTTTTCCATTGTTTGTGGCACTTCTGCACTTTAGCGATATTCCCAGAATATTTGCTGCTGTGGCCTTAGCTGGTTTAATGGGCTGGATTTACACCAAAATTCCTGATGATATGAAACTGCCAGCCCAAGAGGCACAAACAGAATCGCAAGCGATGTTGGAATTTTTACGCGGCGAGCGCACAATGGTTTCTCTAGATGAAGAGTTGAATGCTGCCATAGTCGGAGAAAAGGCAGCGACATTATCTCAAATTAAGCGCTGGGGCTATCCAGTGCCGAAGGGATGGGTACTAGCACCTATCGACAATCCAGAAGGGTTAACAGAATTTCTCCAGCCCTCAGAATTATCCCCCTTGGTGGTGCGTTCCTCCGCTATTGGAGAAGACTCAGAACAAGCTTCTGCTGCTGGACAGTATGAAACAGTTGTAAATGTTACTAGCCAAGAGGCATTAAAAGAAGCGATCGCTCAAGTTCAAGCTTCCTACAATCATCCCTCAGCTATCCAATATCGGCGCGATCGCGGCTTAAATGATACAGCAATGGCTGTGTTGATTCAACAACAAGTCCAGAGTGTATATTCTGGTGTTGCTTTCAGCCGCGATCCCATTACCCAGCAAGGCGATGCAATCATTATTGAAGCCCTTCCAGGCAGTGCAACGCAAGTCGTTTCGGGAAAAATCACACCAGAACAATATCGCGCTTTTGTCGTTGAAACAGAAAATTCCTACTCTGTACAATTAGAGGGTCAAGGACGAGTCCCACAATCATTAATTAAGCAAGTTGCTTACCTTACTTACCGACTCGAAAAACGTTATCATGGCACTCCTCAAGATATCGAGTGGAGTTATGATGGGCAAACGCTTTGGGTGCTGCAATCTCGACCGATCACCACTCTGTTACCCATGTGGACACGCAAAATCGCTGCTGAAGTGATTCCCGGAGTAATTCACCCCTTAACATGGTCAATTAATCGTCCCTTAACTTGTGGAGTTTGGGGAGAATTTTTTACTTTAGTTTTAGGCGATCGCGCTTTGGGGTTAGATTTTGCCAAAACAGCAACTCTGCACTATTCCAGAGCTTACTTTAATGCGTCCCTCTTAGGAGATATTTTTCTCCGCATGGGACTACCACCGGAAAGTCTGGAATTTTTAACCAGAGGAGCTAAATTAAGTAAACCCTCCTTGCAGTCAACTTGGGAAAATTTGCCAGGACTAGGAAAGTTGCTGAAGCGGGAATTAAGTTTAGAAAAGGACTTTAAGGAAGATTATCACAACCGATTCATTCCTGGGTTGTCGCAGTTGGCGCAGGAAGATATAGATAGCTTGGAACCACCTAGCTTGTTGGCAAGAATTGATTTTATTCTGGAGTTGCTGCGTCATGGAACGTATTACAGCATTTTAGCTCCCTTGAGTGCTGCCCTGAGACAGGCTATTTTTCGGGTAAAGGATAAGCAAATCGATCATAGCGTTACCCCAGAGGTAGCGGCATTGCGATCGCTCAGTGCGATCGCTACAGATGCCAAGCAGGTATTGCTGGAGTTTGAGCCACAGCAAGTATTTGAACAATTAAAACAAACCCCCGAAGGAGAGAAAATCCTCCAAGCATTTAACGAATTGCTGCAAGATTACGGCTACTTAAGCGAAGTAGGAACCGATATCTCCGTTCCCACTTGGCGGGAAAATCCCCAGATGATTCAGCAGATGTTTGTGCAGTTAATGCAGGGGAACGAACCACAATCAGGTGCTAAAGACGCGATTAATAGTATCTTTGCTGGTAAGCGCAAACGCTCTTTTGTGCAACGGCGCGTAGATATCAAAGGACGAGTCACCGAAGTTTATTCCCGACTTTTAGCTGAATTGCGTTGGAGTTTTGTGGCTTTAGAGAAGATTTGGTTAGAGTCTGGTTTACTCAGGCAAACAGGCGATATCTTTTTTCTCAACTTTGATGAAGTGCGGCGTCTAATTGGAGATGAAGATTCTAGCTTAATAGAGCAGTTAGATAAGTTAGTCGAATTTAGGCGATCGCAATTCCTGCAAGATAGCGAGATTATTCAAATACCTCTTTTAGTTTACGGCAATACACCTCCTCACCCCTTAGCTCCCTCTGAACTTTACTCTGACCAAATTTTACAAGGTATTGGAGCCAGTCATGGGCAAGCCGAAGGTAGGGTGAAAGTGTTGCGAAATTTACAAGACATTCCAGACATCGATCGAGATACTATTCTGGTAGTACCTTATACAGATTCCGGCTGGGCCCCATTGTTATTAAGGGCTGGAGGATTAATTGCCGAAGCTGGAGGAAGGCTTTCTCACGGTGCGATCGTTGCTCGTGAGTATGGAATTCCCGCAGTGATGGATGTTCGCGGTGCTACATGGATATTGCAAGATGGTCAACGAGTCAGGATTGATGGGTCTAGGGGTATTGTGGAATTATCTAATGATTTAAGACCCGAATGA
- a CDS encoding nucleoside hydrolase, whose product MTKQLVLMDHDGGVDDYLATMLLLTMDSIELLGVVVTPADCYVQLAVSATRKIIDLMGFSHIPVAESTVRGINPFPTLYRRDSFIVDHLPILNQSKTITTPLLAETGQDFMIQVLRDASDPVTLMVTGPLTTVAAALDKAPEIEAKIHKIVWMGGALNVGGNVEKSLEPGQDGSAEWNVYWDAISAARVWQTQIEIIMCPLDLTNNVPVTSELVYKMGRQRHYPISDLAGQCYALVIPQDYYFWDVLATAYLGHPEFYQLREWETEIITTGLSQGRTKVVTGGRKIYAMDQVDKEAFYGYILQQWAR is encoded by the coding sequence ATGACAAAACAACTTGTATTAATGGATCACGATGGCGGTGTAGATGATTATTTAGCAACTATGCTGCTGTTAACGATGGATAGTATTGAACTCCTTGGTGTTGTCGTCACTCCAGCAGATTGCTACGTTCAACTAGCTGTTAGTGCCACACGTAAAATTATAGATTTGATGGGATTTTCTCATATCCCGGTAGCAGAAAGCACTGTGCGCGGTATCAATCCATTTCCTACTCTCTATCGCCGTGATTCGTTTATCGTTGACCATCTCCCCATTCTCAATCAAAGCAAAACCATCACCACGCCTCTGCTTGCCGAAACAGGTCAAGATTTCATGATACAGGTGTTGCGGGACGCATCAGACCCCGTAACGTTGATGGTAACTGGGCCGTTGACAACGGTAGCCGCAGCTTTAGACAAAGCACCAGAAATTGAAGCCAAGATTCACAAGATTGTGTGGATGGGGGGTGCGTTGAATGTTGGTGGCAATGTAGAAAAAAGTTTAGAACCTGGACAAGATGGTTCTGCTGAATGGAATGTTTATTGGGACGCGATTTCAGCCGCGCGGGTATGGCAAACCCAAATCGAAATTATTATGTGTCCTTTGGATTTAACTAATAATGTCCCAGTCACGTCGGAGTTAGTATACAAAATGGGACGACAACGCCACTATCCCATCTCTGATTTAGCCGGACAATGTTATGCACTAGTTATCCCCCAAGATTATTATTTTTGGGATGTGTTGGCAACGGCTTATTTGGGACATCCAGAATTTTATCAACTGCGCGAATGGGAAACAGAAATTATCACCACTGGTCTTAGTCAGGGGCGTACTAAAGTAGTTACTGGCGGTCGTAAAATTTATGCAATGGATCAGGTAGATAAAGAGGCTTTTTATGGTTATATTTTGCAGCAATGGGCAAGATAA
- a CDS encoding SGNH/GDSL hydrolase family protein has product MKIALSVILAVVVGLFVVIEIGLRSLFGFGNPLIYIGDEQIGYLLAPNQRTRRFGNRIEINEYSMRGSPIKKLPAPTGLRILLLGDSIANGGWWTDQTNTISSLMMRSLASSTNSNYQEVEVLNASANSWGPRNELAYLEKFGNFNAQAVVLLINTDDLFATPPTSLPVGRDRNYPDRKPPLALVEVWQRYIVKQKPIPELQAVQNESGDRVGINLEAIAKIQALTRQSNSKFLLVMTPLLREIGQPRPRDYEIKARQRLSDFTKAQQINYIDFLPNFNSTTNPQSLFHDHIHLNLQGNKFVSEVMERSLLEILGEASLRH; this is encoded by the coding sequence GTGAAAATAGCACTGAGCGTAATTTTAGCGGTGGTTGTGGGATTGTTTGTGGTAATCGAGATTGGATTGCGATCGCTGTTTGGTTTTGGTAATCCCCTGATTTATATTGGCGATGAGCAGATTGGTTATTTGTTGGCTCCTAACCAGCGTACCCGTCGTTTTGGGAATCGCATTGAAATTAATGAATATTCTATGCGAGGTAGTCCGATCAAAAAGCTACCTGCACCTACTGGCCTGCGAATTCTACTTTTAGGTGATTCTATTGCTAATGGTGGTTGGTGGACAGATCAGACTAATACAATATCTAGTTTGATGATGCGTTCTCTAGCATCATCCACTAATAGTAATTATCAGGAAGTAGAAGTGCTAAATGCTTCAGCAAACTCTTGGGGGCCAAGGAATGAATTAGCTTATTTAGAGAAGTTTGGCAATTTTAACGCGCAAGCAGTGGTGTTATTAATTAATACCGATGATTTGTTTGCTACTCCTCCCACTTCTTTACCAGTAGGACGCGATCGCAATTATCCAGATCGTAAACCTCCCCTGGCATTAGTGGAAGTATGGCAGCGTTATATCGTCAAGCAAAAGCCAATTCCTGAACTGCAAGCCGTCCAAAATGAATCAGGCGATCGCGTGGGGATTAATCTGGAGGCGATCGCTAAAATTCAAGCCTTGACTCGCCAATCCAATAGCAAATTTCTGCTGGTGATGACTCCTTTACTACGAGAAATTGGTCAACCNAGGCCCCGCGATTACGAAATTAAAGCACGTCAGCGCTTGAGTGATTTTACCAAAGCACAGCAAATTAACTATATTGACTTTTTACCGAATTTCAATTCAACTACCAACCCCCAAAGTTTGTTTCACGATCACATCCACCTCAACTTACAAGGTAATAAATTTGTCAGTGAAGTTATGGAGCGATCGCTTTTGGAAATACTGGGGGAGGCGTCACTTCGTCACTAA
- a CDS encoding anthrone oxygenase family protein, which produces MLALFGTAVACIFLAVSSVLKWHQPGAAYLLIGSLLYLIGTVLVTIAFNVPLNDALAIAKPDSTEGTNLWARYLTNWTFWNHVRTIAALAAALVLGLCDRT; this is translated from the coding sequence ATGTTGGCACTCTTCGGGACGGCTGTGGCTTGCATTTTTCTAGCGGTTTCTTCGGTGTTAAAGTGGCATCAACCTGGCGCTGCCTATCTGCTTATCGGTAGCTTGCTCTATCTTATTGGCACCGTTCTAGTGACGATCGCGTTCAATGTGCCGCTGAATGATGCCTTAGCGATCGCCAAACCGGATAGCACTGAAGGCACGAACCTATGGGCTAGATATCTTACCAATTGGACGTTCTGGAACCACGTTCGGACAATAGCGGCACTGGCGGCAGCACTTGTACTCGGACTGTGCGATCGCACGTGA
- a CDS encoding nucleoside deaminase, whose amino-acid sequence MDEFMEAAIQEAKQGRQEGGIPIGSVLVKDGKILGRGHNKRVQDGDPVTHAEIDCLRNAGRVGSYRGTTLYSTLMPCYLCAGAVVQFGIKKVIAGESKTFPGAKEFMVSHGVDVIDLNLDECEQMMSEFIETNPELWNEDIGK is encoded by the coding sequence ATGGATGAGTTTATGGAAGCTGCAATTCAAGAAGCAAAACAAGGCAGACAAGAAGGGGGAATTCCTATTGGTTCGGTTCTCGTCAAGGATGGTAAAATTCTCGGCAGAGGACACAATAAACGTGTACAAGACGGCGATCCTGTTACCCACGCCGAAATTGATTGTCTCCGCAATGCTGGAAGAGTTGGCAGCTATAGAGGTACAACACTCTATTCAACTTTAATGCCATGTTACCTGTGCGCTGGGGCAGTAGTACAATTTGGCATTAAAAAAGTCATCGCTGGAGAATCCAAAACTTTTCCTGGTGCTAAAGAATTTATGGTATCTCATGGCGTGGACGTAATTGATCTTAATCTTGATGAGTGCGAACAAATGATGAGTGAGTTTATTGAAACTAACCCCGAACTTTGGAATGAAGATATTGGTAAATAG
- a CDS encoding NUDIX hydrolase, with translation MNNLKKWNILKSKMVLDNPWCQVRQDEIELPNGKIIDDYFVSIKPDVAMILPITSNKEIIFVRQYRHAVGEFFLELPAGNFDPTKESAEVAAIRELREETGYIPQEFKKIGTLYDKPSKDTNQIHLFLAENVTKVGEQQLDITEEIEVILIPVESVLDKIIQGEISVAGTVAALFLGLNFINY, from the coding sequence ATGAACAACTTAAAAAAATGGAATATTTTAAAATCAAAAATGGTTTTAGATAACCCTTGGTGTCAGGTAAGGCAAGATGAAATAGAATTACCGAATGGTAAAATTATAGATGATTATTTTGTCAGTATTAAGCCTGACGTTGCAATGATTTTACCTATTACTAGTAATAAAGAAATTATTTTTGTCCGGCAATATAGACACGCCGTAGGTGAATTTTTCTTGGAACTGCCAGCAGGTAATTTCGATCCCACAAAAGAGAGTGCCGAAGTAGCAGCAATTAGAGAACTGAGAGAAGAGACTGGTTATATTCCCCAAGAATTTAAAAAAATTGGAACTCTATACGATAAGCCGAGTAAAGATACTAATCAAATACATTTATTTTTAGCAGAAAATGTGACCAAAGTTGGAGAGCAGCAACTAGATATTACAGAAGAGATTGAAGTTATATTAATTCCTGTAGAATCAGTTTTAGATAAAATTATTCAGGGAGAAATTTCTGTTGCCGGAACTGTAGCGGCTCTCTTCTTAGGTTTAAATTTTATTAATTATTAA
- a CDS encoding dipeptide epimerase: MQINVNLFTVNKRFPLTISRGTTAQTTNVWVRISQDDIEGWGEASPFGVGNHRQSTDAIKDALEQVVPLLQTFSPLQRQEIEQVLTQNQVPSAARVALDMAMHDWLGKRVGLPLWQLWGLDRNQIVPTSVTIGINSPEGARARARDWLKFTDVRLFKVKLGNPDGIDADQKMLLSVREEAPELEFFVDANGGWSLEDAIAMCNWLADLGIKYVEQPLPRGEEPSLAKLKQHSPLPIFVDESCFTSADIPDLANYVDGINIKLMKSGGLTEAMRMVHTARAYRLQVMFGCYSDSSLANTAALQLAPLADYLDLDSHLNLIDDPFTGALLKAGRVLPNDLPGLGVQHSASTT, encoded by the coding sequence ATGCAAATAAATGTAAATTTATTTACAGTAAACAAAAGATTTCCGTTGACTATTAGTCGAGGTACAACGGCACAGACAACGAATGTATGGGTGAGGATTTCACAGGATGATATCGAAGGCTGGGGGGAAGCATCGCCATTTGGTGTGGGTAATCATCGGCAATCAACTGATGCAATCAAAGATGCTCTAGAGCAAGTTGTGCCGCTGTTGCAAACATTCAGCCCCTTACAACGTCAGGAAATTGAGCAAGTTTTAACACAAAACCAAGTTCCTTCTGCTGCAAGAGTTGCGTTGGATATGGCAATGCACGACTGGTTGGGTAAGCGCGTAGGTTTACCTTTGTGGCAACTTTGGGGACTCGATCGCAATCAAATAGTCCCGACTTCTGTCACAATTGGGATTAATTCGCCTGAAGGCGCTAGGGCGAGAGCGCGAGACTGGTTAAAATTTACCGATGTCCGTCTTTTCAAGGTGAAGCTAGGTAATCCAGATGGCATAGATGCCGATCAAAAAATGCTCTTATCGGTGCGAGAAGAAGCACCTGAACTAGAATTTTTCGTTGATGCCAACGGCGGTTGGAGTTTAGAAGATGCGATCGCTATGTGCAATTGGCTAGCAGATTTAGGTATAAAGTATGTAGAACAGCCATTGCCACGGGGAGAAGAACCAAGTTTAGCAAAACTCAAACAACACTCTCCCCTCCCCATCTTTGTCGATGAAAGTTGTTTCACAAGTGCTGATATTCCCGATTTGGCAAATTACGTGGATGGCATTAATATCAAACTGATGAAATCAGGGGGACTAACAGAGGCAATGCGAATGGTGCATACAGCACGAGCATATCGGTTGCAAGTAATGTTCGGTTGCTATTCTGACAGTTCGCTAGCTAATACAGCAGCATTACAGCTGGCACCACTAGCTGATTATTTAGATTTAGATAGTCACCTGAATTTAATTGATGACCCTTTTACGGGTGCATTGCTAAAAGCAGGAAGAGTTTTGCCAAACGATTTACCAGGCTTGGGAGTACAACACAGTGCGTCTACCACTTAA
- a CDS encoding tyrosine-type recombinase/integrase: MRCEQIDWNGGTIYVRRVKKRTPSVQPFSGLEIRSLRHLQRDYPASPYIFQSSRLGPLAHDTIVGIVERAGESAGLSFPIHAHMLRYGTGYYLANRSINTRTIQSYLGHKNIPHTVRYTELASTKFQGLWDD; the protein is encoded by the coding sequence CTGCGCTGCGAGCAAATAGATTGGAATGGTGGTACAATTTACGTGAGGCGAGTCAAAAAACGTACGCCCTCGGTTCAACCATTTTCAGGTTTGGAGATTCGCTCTCTCCGTCATCTGCAACGAGATTATCCTGCTAGTCCCTATATTTTCCAGTCTTCTCGACTTGGCCCGTTGGCACATGATACGATCGTCGGCATTGTTGAGCGGGCTGGTGAATCAGCTGGTTTGTCTTTCCCTATTCATGCTCATATGCTGCGGTATGGAACAGGTTATTATCTGGCTAATCGAAGTATTAATACCCGAACAATTCAGAGTTATTTGGGGCATAAAAATATTCCGCATACTGTTCGTTACACCGAACTTGCATCTACCAAGTTTCAAGGTCTTTGGGATGATTGA